A single Micromonospora luteifusca DNA region contains:
- a CDS encoding Lrp/AsnC family transcriptional regulator: MITAIVLIDCATDAIPEVAETLANLSGVSEVYSVAGHVDLIAIVRVREFDQIAQVIAGSISKVPGVLNTESHIAFRAYSQHDLEEAFAIGLSSAD, translated from the coding sequence GTGATCACCGCTATCGTGCTGATCGACTGCGCCACCGACGCGATCCCCGAGGTTGCGGAGACCCTGGCCAACCTTTCCGGCGTCAGTGAGGTCTACTCGGTGGCCGGGCACGTCGACCTCATCGCCATCGTCCGGGTCCGCGAGTTCGACCAGATCGCCCAGGTCATCGCCGGCAGCATCTCCAAGGTGCCGGGTGTGCTCAACACCGAGTCGCACATCGCGTTCCGGGCGTACTCCCAGCACGACCTGGAGGAGGCGTTCGCGATCGGCCTTTCCAGCGCCGACTGA
- a CDS encoding DUF4142 domain-containing protein, with product MLGIKRLGLLAALVLVGVAPAAAAQAAAQPSTQDTQYLQAVHQVNLFEITAGDLAQQKGQDQGVKDLGAMLKTDHTQLDQTVQQTASQLGVELPNEPSADQQAVIDKLNNASGAEFDRLWVTSELAGHVQAIQATQTEISQGSEQSVVQLAQTALPTLQAHYDELVQLANKLGIPVPQTSASGTPSPGGTGTESPAPGGGTESPAPGGTGTEAPAPGGGTTETPAPSES from the coding sequence ATGTTGGGTATCAAACGCCTCGGCCTGTTGGCCGCGCTGGTACTGGTCGGGGTCGCGCCGGCTGCGGCCGCGCAGGCCGCGGCACAGCCGTCGACGCAGGACACCCAGTACCTGCAGGCGGTACACCAGGTCAACCTGTTCGAAATCACCGCCGGTGACCTGGCCCAGCAGAAGGGTCAGGACCAGGGGGTCAAGGACCTGGGCGCGATGCTGAAGACCGACCACACCCAGCTGGACCAGACGGTGCAGCAGACCGCGTCCCAGCTCGGGGTGGAGCTGCCGAACGAGCCGAGCGCCGATCAGCAGGCGGTCATCGACAAGCTGAACAACGCCAGTGGTGCGGAGTTCGACCGGCTCTGGGTGACCAGTGAGCTGGCTGGCCACGTCCAGGCCATCCAGGCCACCCAGACGGAGATCTCGCAGGGCTCCGAGCAGTCGGTGGTCCAGCTGGCGCAGACCGCGCTGCCGACGCTGCAGGCCCACTACGACGAGCTGGTGCAGCTCGCCAACAAGCTGGGCATCCCGGTTCCGCAGACCAGCGCCAGCGGTACGCCCAGCCCGGGTGGCACCGGCACTGAGTCGCCGGCTCCGGGTGGCGGCACCGAGTCGCCTGCTCCGGGTGGCACCGGCACCGAGGCTCCGGCTCCGGGTGGCGGCACCACCGAAACGCCGGCTCCCAGCGAGAGCTGA
- the qcrB gene encoding cytochrome bc1 complex cytochrome b subunit, with product MKRRKFDLAATPGKAAVGVDDRFAVATPLRKLLNKVFPDHWSFLLGEIALFSFVVLLLTGVFLTLFYEPAMTEVVYDGSYAPLQGTPMSAAYASSLDISFDVRGGLVMRQMHHWAALLFMAAIVVHMLRVFFTGAFRKPRETNWIIGSLLFWVGFLAGFTGYGLPDDGLSGTGLRIASAIMLSIPVIGSWVTSSIFGGEFPGTMIISRMFIAHVLLIPALLVALISVHLGLVFKQKHTQWPGPGRTNNNVVGERMFPRYALKQGGFFMVVFGVIALMGGLLQINPIWLFGPYEAWVVSAASQPDWYVMFLDGSTRLMPAWEINIPLGDGYVIPPLFWPTVVLPGILVGLSTMYPFLEARHLKDRKSHNLLQRPRDVPARTAVGAMAVAFYIVLTLSGANDVIADKFQISLNAMTWAGRIGLLVVPPIAYYVTHRLCLGLQQHDREVLAHGVETGIIRRMPDGRFVEVHQPLSASNGHADGHGELEYVGWVVPKKMNRLGALGPAIRGFFYPIEKPVEAPVSPGHPPVEARPEREEIGSGESRR from the coding sequence ATGAAGCGTCGAAAGTTTGACCTTGCGGCGACGCCGGGCAAGGCCGCGGTGGGAGTGGACGACCGCTTCGCGGTGGCCACCCCGCTGCGCAAGCTGCTGAACAAGGTCTTCCCGGACCACTGGTCCTTCCTGCTCGGCGAGATCGCGTTGTTCTCGTTCGTCGTGCTGCTGCTGACCGGTGTGTTCCTGACCCTGTTCTACGAGCCGGCGATGACCGAGGTGGTCTACGACGGCAGCTACGCGCCGTTGCAGGGCACGCCGATGTCCGCCGCGTACGCCTCCAGCCTGGACATCTCGTTCGACGTCCGGGGTGGTCTGGTGATGCGGCAGATGCACCACTGGGCTGCGCTGCTGTTCATGGCCGCGATCGTCGTGCACATGCTGCGGGTCTTCTTCACCGGTGCCTTCCGCAAGCCGCGCGAGACCAACTGGATCATCGGTTCGCTGCTGTTCTGGGTCGGCTTCCTGGCCGGCTTCACCGGGTACGGCCTGCCGGACGACGGCCTGTCCGGCACCGGCCTGCGGATCGCTTCGGCGATCATGCTGTCCATCCCGGTGATCGGGTCCTGGGTCACCTCGTCGATCTTCGGTGGCGAGTTCCCCGGCACGATGATCATCAGCCGGATGTTCATCGCCCACGTGCTGCTCATCCCGGCTCTACTGGTCGCCCTGATCAGCGTCCACCTGGGCCTGGTCTTCAAGCAGAAGCACACCCAGTGGCCCGGCCCCGGCCGGACCAACAACAACGTGGTCGGCGAGCGGATGTTCCCGCGGTACGCGTTGAAGCAGGGCGGCTTCTTCATGGTCGTCTTCGGCGTCATCGCGCTGATGGGCGGTCTGTTGCAGATCAACCCGATCTGGCTGTTCGGCCCGTACGAGGCGTGGGTGGTCTCCGCCGCCAGCCAGCCCGACTGGTACGTCATGTTCCTCGACGGGTCGACCCGACTCATGCCGGCCTGGGAAATCAACATTCCGCTCGGTGACGGGTACGTCATTCCGCCGCTGTTCTGGCCGACGGTCGTGCTGCCCGGCATCCTGGTGGGCCTGTCGACGATGTACCCGTTCCTGGAAGCCCGGCACCTCAAGGACCGCAAGAGCCACAACCTGCTCCAGCGGCCCCGCGATGTTCCGGCCCGCACCGCGGTCGGCGCCATGGCCGTCGCTTTCTACATCGTGCTGACGCTCTCCGGCGCCAACGACGTGATCGCCGACAAGTTCCAGATCAGCTTGAACGCGATGACCTGGGCCGGCCGGATCGGTCTGCTGGTGGTCCCGCCGATCGCGTACTACGTCACGCACCGGCTCTGCCTGGGTCTGCAGCAGCACGACCGGGAGGTGCTCGCGCACGGCGTGGAGACCGGCATCATCCGGCGCATGCCGGACGGCCGGTTCGTCGAGGTGCACCAGCCGCTCAGCGCGTCGAACGGGCACGCGGACGGTCACGGCGAGCTGGAATACGTCGGCTGGGTCGTGCCGAAGAAGATGAACCGGCTGGGGGCCCTCGGCCCGGCCATCCGGGGCTTCTTCTACCCGATCGAGAAGCCGGTCGAGGCGCCGGTCTCGCCTGGGCACCCGCCGGTCGAGGCCCGCCCCGAGCGCGAGGAGATCGGCAGCGGCGAGAGCCGCCGCTGA
- the qcrA gene encoding cytochrome bc1 complex Rieske iron-sulfur subunit, which produces MSTHTEHQAPQGREPLDVNDPKLTRFDIVREGARRDDIEIVHYEPQVLPGTKAERRLTRVVAGLFLITGLAATVFLAVYIWWPWQYEPGRGGDKWYTPLLGASLGIALLAVGFGILTWGKKLLPKEVSIQDRHEGQVDSEGRTITGETMLYMADELGVKRRPLLGISLLAGLAPVGAVLAAPLVGGLISQPHKNNQMFTTGFATAEGGQPIRLVREDGRPVRPADISTGGQLTVFPGIDHGVSNRHADSPTLLIHLRDSDAQESRRANERIGHGDYMWGNYAAFSKVCTHAGCPASLFEQQTNRLLCPCHQSQFLITDNARPVFGPASRRLPQLPIEVDSEGFFVAKSDYTETVGPDFWERP; this is translated from the coding sequence ATGAGCACCCACACCGAGCACCAGGCCCCGCAGGGCCGGGAGCCGCTCGACGTGAACGACCCCAAGCTGACCCGGTTCGACATCGTTCGTGAGGGCGCTCGGCGGGACGACATCGAAATCGTCCACTACGAGCCGCAGGTGCTGCCCGGCACCAAGGCGGAGCGTCGTCTGACCCGCGTGGTCGCCGGGCTCTTCCTGATCACCGGCCTGGCCGCGACCGTCTTCCTGGCCGTCTACATCTGGTGGCCGTGGCAGTACGAGCCGGGCCGTGGCGGCGACAAGTGGTATACCCCGCTGCTGGGCGCCAGCCTCGGCATCGCGCTGCTCGCCGTCGGCTTCGGCATCCTCACCTGGGGCAAGAAGTTGCTGCCCAAGGAGGTCTCGATCCAGGACCGGCACGAGGGCCAGGTGGATTCCGAAGGTCGCACCATCACCGGCGAGACCATGCTGTACATGGCGGACGAGCTGGGTGTGAAGCGTCGGCCGCTGCTGGGCATCTCGCTGCTGGCCGGTCTGGCACCGGTCGGCGCCGTCCTCGCGGCGCCGCTGGTCGGCGGTCTGATCTCCCAGCCGCACAAGAACAACCAGATGTTCACGACCGGGTTCGCCACGGCCGAGGGCGGTCAGCCGATCCGCCTCGTCCGCGAGGACGGCCGGCCGGTCCGCCCTGCGGACATCAGCACCGGTGGGCAGCTGACCGTTTTCCCCGGCATCGACCACGGCGTGAGCAACAGGCACGCCGACTCGCCGACGCTGCTGATCCACCTTCGGGACAGCGACGCGCAGGAGTCGCGCCGGGCCAACGAACGGATCGGCCACGGCGACTACATGTGGGGCAACTACGCGGCGTTCTCCAAGGTCTGCACCCACGCCGGGTGCCCCGCCAGCCTGTTCGAGCAGCAGACCAACCGGCTGCTCTGCCCGTGCCACCAGTCCCAGTTCCTGATCACCGACAACGCCCGGCCCGTCTTCGGCCCCGCCAGCCGGCGGTTGCCGCAGCTGCCGATCGAGGTGGACTCCGAGGGCTTCTTCGTGGCGAAGTCCGACTACACCGAGACCGTCGGGCCTGATTTCTGGGAGCGGCCATGA
- the qcrC gene encoding cytochrome bc1 complex diheme cytochrome c subunit, which translates to MTSDNDRRRGLLARLRERPAARSRGRRRLGAAVRLIAALMLAGGAYTVFAPGAQAQDNPQLTGAAAEGKALFDVSCVTCHGRNAQGVEGRGPSLVGVGAASVEFQVSSGRMPLARQEAQAHRKPPVFTDEQTRQLAQYIQELGGGPVVPDGDELREDGNVAAGGELFRINCSQCHAFGGGGGALSSGKFAPSLHPATDRQIYAAMLSGPQNMPVFGDNQLRPEQKADIIAYIQETLKHDQDPGGFNLGRYGPSTEGMAIFLIGIVALVFASLWIAGKS; encoded by the coding sequence ATGACTTCTGACAACGACCGCCGACGCGGTCTGCTCGCGCGGTTGCGCGAGCGGCCCGCCGCGCGCAGCAGGGGCCGCCGCCGGCTGGGCGCCGCGGTCCGGCTGATCGCCGCGCTGATGCTCGCCGGCGGCGCCTACACCGTCTTTGCCCCGGGTGCCCAGGCGCAGGACAACCCGCAGCTGACCGGCGCCGCCGCCGAGGGCAAGGCGCTGTTCGACGTGAGCTGCGTGACCTGTCACGGCCGCAACGCCCAGGGTGTCGAGGGTCGCGGGCCGAGCCTGGTCGGCGTCGGCGCGGCCTCGGTCGAGTTCCAGGTCAGCTCCGGGCGGATGCCGCTGGCCCGCCAGGAGGCCCAGGCGCACCGCAAGCCCCCGGTCTTCACCGATGAGCAGACCCGTCAGCTCGCCCAGTACATCCAGGAGCTCGGCGGCGGCCCGGTCGTGCCGGACGGCGACGAACTCCGCGAGGACGGCAACGTCGCGGCCGGCGGTGAGCTGTTCCGGATCAACTGCTCGCAGTGCCACGCGTTCGGTGGCGGCGGCGGTGCGCTCTCCTCGGGCAAGTTCGCCCCGAGCCTGCACCCCGCGACCGACCGCCAGATCTACGCGGCGATGTTGAGCGGCCCGCAGAACATGCCGGTGTTCGGCGACAACCAGCTTCGGCCGGAGCAGAAGGCCGACATCATCGCCTACATCCAGGAGACGCTGAAGCACGACCAGGACCCGGGTGGGTTCAACCTCGGGCGGTACGGCCCGTCCACCGAGGGCATGGCGATCTTCCTGATCGGCATCGTGGCGCTCGTCTTCGCCAGCCTGTGGATTGCGGGCAAGTCGTGA
- the ctaE gene encoding aa3-type cytochrome oxidase subunit III, giving the protein MTAAPAIDKSRIHSLTRPNMVSVGTIVWLSSELMFFAALFAMYFSIRAAAPEQWEKHTESLNIPYATTFTVILVLSSVTCQLGVFAAEKGDVHALRRWFTVTFVMGLIFVLGQLNEYRHLVADGVKINGDGYGSVFYLTTGFHGLHVTGGLIAFIIFMVRTTMGRFTPAQATSAIVVSYYWHFVDVVWIGLYAMIYWLQ; this is encoded by the coding sequence GTGACTGCGGCCCCAGCCATTGACAAGAGCCGGATCCATTCTCTGACCCGACCGAACATGGTCAGCGTCGGGACGATCGTGTGGCTCTCAAGCGAACTCATGTTCTTCGCGGCGTTGTTCGCGATGTACTTCTCCATCCGCGCGGCTGCGCCGGAGCAATGGGAGAAGCACACCGAATCGCTGAACATCCCCTACGCGACCACCTTCACCGTGATCCTGGTGCTGTCCTCCGTGACGTGCCAGCTCGGCGTCTTCGCGGCGGAGAAGGGTGACGTGCACGCGCTGCGGCGCTGGTTCACCGTCACCTTCGTGATGGGCCTGATCTTCGTGCTCGGCCAGCTGAACGAGTACCGCCACCTGGTCGCCGACGGCGTCAAGATCAACGGAGACGGGTACGGGTCGGTGTTCTACCTGACCACTGGCTTCCACGGCCTGCACGTGACCGGCGGTCTGATCGCCTTCATCATCTTCATGGTCCGTACGACCATGGGCCGGTTCACCCCGGCGCAGGCGACCTCGGCGATCGTCGTGTCGTACTACTGGCACTTCGTCGACGTCGTGTGGATCGGGCTGTACGCCATGATCTACTGGCTTCAGTGA
- a CDS encoding cytochrome c oxidase assembly protein: protein MLHVDPIFAATSAPPPFTISAVLTETRLDSWLALGLVLAAGLYLYGVYRLRLRGDRWPIARTVFFLGPGLGGIALVTVSGLHAYDTAMLSVHMIQHMVLSMVAPIFLALGAPMTLALRTLPVRPRKRLLAIVHSRVARVYSFPLVAFAIFVVNPFALYFSDLYRFTLEHAWAHELVHAHFIMTGCVFFWPLLGLDPLPGRWPYPARALLMLLSVPFHTVLGLTIMQSTTLFGGDWYPSLNLSWADPWDDQMVAGGILWAGGEFVSVTMLAVLVVQWVKQSEREARRVDRELDRQEARERAADATSA from the coding sequence GTGCTACACGTCGATCCGATCTTCGCCGCCACCTCGGCCCCACCGCCCTTCACCATCAGCGCGGTGCTGACCGAGACCCGCCTGGACAGCTGGCTGGCCCTGGGCCTGGTGCTCGCCGCCGGCCTGTACCTGTACGGGGTATACCGGCTGCGCCTGCGTGGGGACCGCTGGCCGATCGCCCGTACCGTGTTCTTCCTCGGCCCCGGCCTGGGCGGAATCGCGCTGGTCACGGTCAGCGGGCTGCACGCCTACGACACCGCCATGCTGTCCGTGCACATGATCCAGCACATGGTGCTGTCCATGGTGGCGCCGATCTTCCTCGCGCTGGGCGCGCCGATGACCCTGGCCCTGCGGACCCTACCGGTCAGGCCACGCAAGCGCCTGCTGGCGATCGTGCACAGCCGCGTCGCCCGGGTCTACAGCTTCCCGCTGGTGGCGTTCGCCATCTTCGTGGTCAACCCGTTCGCCCTGTACTTCAGCGACCTGTACCGCTTCACCCTCGAACACGCCTGGGCGCACGAGCTGGTGCACGCGCACTTCATCATGACCGGCTGCGTGTTCTTCTGGCCGCTGCTCGGGCTCGACCCGCTGCCCGGCCGCTGGCCGTACCCGGCGCGTGCGCTGCTGATGCTGCTCTCCGTGCCGTTCCACACCGTGCTCGGCCTCACCATCATGCAGAGCACCACGCTCTTCGGCGGCGACTGGTACCCGTCGCTCAACCTGAGCTGGGCCGACCCCTGGGACGACCAGATGGTCGCCGGCGGCATCCTCTGGGCCGGTGGTGAGTTCGTCAGTGTGACCATGCTCGCGGTGCTGGTGGTCCAGTGGGTCAAACAGTCCGAGCGGGAGGCCCGCCGGGTCGACCGCGAGCTCGACCGCCAGGAGGCCCGCGAGCGCGCCGCCGACGCCACGAGCGCCTGA
- the trpD gene encoding anthranilate phosphoribosyltransferase, whose amino-acid sequence MGDRTWPHLLNSLLRGEELPTADTAWAMGEIMSGSAGAAQVAGFAVALRAKGETPAELAGLVETMLSRAVPVELSDELRSTALDVVGTGGDLAHTVNISTMAALVVAGTGVRVVKHGNRAASSSCGTADLLEFLGVPLDLDPDAIVRCVTEAGIGFCFAARFHPGMRHTGPVRRELGVPTVFNFLGPLTNPARPRAGAVGCFDLRMAPVMADVFAARGDSVLVMRGEDGLDEFTTAAPTRVWAAQGGTVREAVLDATALGIPRSTLADLRGGDATYNAGVARRLLAGETGPIRDAVLVNAAAALATQGPLDGDLTEALRAGLDRAAESIDSGAAAATLDRWIETATTV is encoded by the coding sequence ATGGGCGATCGGACCTGGCCGCACCTGCTCAACTCGCTGCTGCGCGGCGAGGAGCTGCCCACCGCCGACACCGCCTGGGCGATGGGCGAGATCATGTCCGGCTCGGCGGGCGCGGCGCAGGTCGCCGGCTTCGCGGTGGCGCTGCGCGCCAAGGGCGAGACGCCGGCCGAGTTGGCTGGGCTGGTCGAGACGATGTTGAGCCGGGCGGTCCCGGTCGAGCTCTCCGACGAGCTGCGCTCCACCGCGCTGGACGTGGTGGGCACCGGCGGTGACCTCGCCCACACGGTCAACATCTCCACCATGGCCGCCCTGGTCGTGGCGGGCACCGGCGTCCGGGTGGTCAAGCACGGCAACCGGGCCGCGTCGTCCTCCTGCGGCACGGCCGACCTGTTGGAGTTCCTCGGCGTCCCGCTCGACCTCGACCCGGACGCGATCGTCCGCTGCGTCACGGAGGCCGGCATCGGGTTCTGCTTCGCGGCCCGCTTCCACCCGGGGATGCGGCACACCGGCCCGGTTCGACGGGAGCTGGGCGTGCCCACCGTCTTCAACTTCCTCGGCCCGCTGACCAACCCCGCCCGGCCCCGCGCAGGTGCCGTCGGGTGCTTCGACCTGCGGATGGCCCCGGTGATGGCTGACGTGTTCGCCGCCCGCGGTGACTCCGTCCTGGTGATGCGCGGCGAAGACGGGCTCGACGAGTTCACCACCGCCGCACCGACCCGGGTCTGGGCGGCACAGGGCGGCACCGTACGCGAGGCCGTGCTGGACGCGACAGCCCTGGGGATACCCCGGTCCACCCTCGCGGACCTGCGGGGCGGTGACGCCACGTACAACGCCGGCGTGGCCCGTCGCCTGCTGGCCGGCGAGACCGGCCCGATCCGGGACGCGGTGCTGGTCAACGCCGCCGCGGCGCTCGCCACCCAGGGCCCGCTCGACGGCGACCTGACCGAGGCGCTGCGCGCCGGCCTGGACCGCGCGGCCGAGTCGATCGACTCCGGCGCGGCCGCCGCGACCCTCGACCGCTGGATCGAGACCGCCACCACCGTCTGA
- a CDS encoding cytochrome c oxidase subunit 4 translates to MKTEWRIFLVIAGFLLGATILYGTWTHGASGGVEWVGTIALLLSFLLCSMCGGFFWFVSRRIDLRPEDRADAEIADGAGEVGFFSPGSYWPFGLALAAAIAALGMVFWQYWLIGAGLLAVVFSACGLLFEYYTGTRRTAEH, encoded by the coding sequence ATGAAGACCGAGTGGCGTATCTTCCTGGTCATCGCCGGGTTCCTTCTTGGTGCCACCATCCTCTACGGCACCTGGACGCACGGCGCGTCCGGCGGTGTCGAGTGGGTGGGAACCATAGCCCTGCTGCTGTCCTTCCTGCTCTGCTCGATGTGCGGTGGCTTCTTCTGGTTCGTCTCCCGCCGGATCGACCTGCGACCGGAAGACCGCGCGGACGCCGAGATCGCTGACGGTGCTGGCGAGGTCGGCTTCTTCAGCCCGGGCAGCTACTGGCCGTTCGGCCTGGCACTGGCCGCCGCGATTGCCGCGCTCGGCATGGTGTTCTGGCAGTACTGGCTGATCGGCGCCGGCCTGTTGGCGGTCGTCTTCTCCGCCTGCGGGCTGCTGTTCGAGTACTACACCGGCACCCGGCGCACCGCCGAGCACTGA
- the ctaC gene encoding aa3-type cytochrome oxidase subunit II yields the protein MVARSSEVRPSAVRHSASPGVGGRRGRGAGRLAGLGLGGVALLVLLTGCDVGQTFDGFGWPQGGISAESKRMYDLWIASCIAALAVGVFVWGLIFWCVVRYRKRGNALPVQTRYNMPMEFLYTIAPILIVSVLFYYTAIVQTDVDKLSKNPDVTVEIVAFKWNWQFNYRDGQGTEARTTASTLGTSEVIPVLVLPTNRSIRFEETSRDVIHSFWVPELLFKRDVMPGKIRNVFEVSSLDAEGAYVGRCAELCGSYHAFMNFELRVVSPEKYDQFLAAKQGGKSTQEALTEIGEQPYAETTQPFDTRRTQDNFNPDDVPARTGS from the coding sequence GTGGTCGCAAGGAGTTCGGAGGTACGGCCGTCGGCCGTACGGCACAGCGCTTCGCCAGGGGTCGGTGGACGCCGGGGGCGTGGTGCTGGTCGGTTGGCCGGGCTCGGTCTCGGTGGCGTGGCGCTGCTGGTCCTGCTCACGGGCTGTGATGTCGGTCAGACGTTTGACGGCTTCGGTTGGCCGCAGGGCGGCATCTCGGCGGAGTCCAAGCGGATGTACGACCTGTGGATCGCCTCCTGCATCGCCGCGCTCGCCGTCGGCGTCTTCGTGTGGGGCCTGATCTTCTGGTGCGTCGTGCGCTACCGCAAGCGTGGCAACGCGCTGCCGGTGCAGACCCGCTACAACATGCCGATGGAGTTCCTCTACACCATCGCGCCGATCCTGATCGTCTCCGTGCTCTTCTACTACACGGCGATCGTGCAGACCGACGTCGACAAGTTGTCGAAGAACCCGGACGTCACGGTCGAGATCGTCGCCTTCAAGTGGAACTGGCAGTTCAACTACCGCGACGGCCAGGGCACCGAGGCCCGCACCACCGCGTCGACGCTCGGCACCAGTGAAGTCATCCCGGTGCTGGTGCTTCCGACCAACCGGTCCATCCGTTTCGAGGAGACCAGCCGCGACGTCATCCACTCGTTCTGGGTGCCGGAGCTGCTGTTCAAGCGGGACGTCATGCCGGGCAAGATCCGCAACGTGTTCGAGGTTTCCAGCCTGGACGCCGAGGGTGCCTACGTCGGGCGCTGCGCCGAGCTGTGCGGTAGCTACCACGCGTTCATGAACTTCGAGCTGCGGGTCGTCTCGCCGGAGAAGTACGACCAGTTCCTGGCTGCCAAGCAGGGCGGCAAGTCGACCCAGGAGGCGCTGACCGAGATCGGTGAGCAGCCGTACGCGGAGACGACGCAGCCGTTCGACACCCGGCGGACGCAGGACAACTTCAACCCGGACGACGTTCCGGCCCGCACGGGAAGCTGA
- a CDS encoding cysteine desulfurase family protein, giving the protein MSASPVYLDAATAAPMHPVARQALLAAFDDGWADPGKLYTQARRARQLLDAAREATALTLGVRADEVSFTPSGTTAAHGAVLGGLTGRHRVGSTLVHSAIEHSAVLHAAERHVAAGGTAVGVPVDRLGRLDLAAWSAAVRAPGVALAALITASHEVGTVQPVAEAAAACAEVGVPLYVDAAQSVGRVPVPTGWSVLTASAHKWGGPPGVGVLAVRKGTRWESPWPADEREGGRTPGVVNLPAVVAAAASLRAAAADAAAEATRLAPLVDRIRARVAAEVPDVEVVGDPVLRLPHLVTFSCLYVDGEALLHALDRRGFAVSSGSSCTSSTLRPSHVLEAMGVLSHGNVRVSLHRETTEADVERFLTELPGIVAELRAEAGVVGL; this is encoded by the coding sequence GTGAGCGCATCCCCGGTCTACCTGGACGCGGCTACTGCCGCGCCGATGCATCCGGTCGCACGGCAGGCGTTGTTGGCCGCCTTCGACGATGGCTGGGCCGACCCGGGCAAGCTCTACACCCAGGCCCGCCGGGCGCGGCAACTGCTCGACGCCGCCCGCGAGGCCACCGCGCTGACGCTCGGCGTCCGTGCCGACGAGGTGTCCTTCACTCCCAGCGGTACGACCGCAGCCCACGGCGCGGTGCTCGGCGGGCTGACGGGGCGGCATCGGGTCGGGTCGACGCTTGTGCACTCGGCGATCGAGCACTCGGCGGTGTTGCACGCCGCGGAGCGGCACGTGGCTGCGGGCGGGACCGCGGTCGGGGTGCCGGTCGACCGGTTGGGCCGACTGGACCTGGCCGCGTGGTCGGCCGCTGTGCGGGCGCCCGGGGTCGCGCTGGCCGCGCTGATCACCGCCAGTCACGAGGTGGGCACCGTGCAACCGGTCGCCGAGGCGGCCGCCGCCTGTGCCGAGGTGGGGGTGCCGCTCTACGTGGACGCCGCGCAGTCGGTCGGCCGGGTGCCCGTGCCGACCGGCTGGTCGGTGCTCACCGCGAGCGCCCACAAGTGGGGCGGCCCGCCCGGGGTGGGGGTGCTGGCGGTCCGTAAGGGCACCCGCTGGGAGTCACCGTGGCCGGCCGACGAGCGGGAGGGTGGGCGTACCCCCGGGGTGGTGAATCTGCCGGCGGTGGTGGCGGCGGCGGCGAGCCTGCGGGCGGCGGCGGCCGACGCCGCGGCGGAGGCGACCCGGCTGGCCCCGCTGGTGGACCGGATCCGGGCGCGGGTCGCGGCGGAGGTGCCCGACGTGGAGGTGGTCGGCGACCCGGTGCTCCGGCTCCCCCACCTGGTGACTTTCTCGTGCCTGTACGTCGACGGTGAGGCGCTGCTGCACGCTCTGGACCGGCGGGGCTTCGCCGTGTCGTCCGGCTCGTCGTGCACCTCGTCCACGTTGCGTCCGTCACACGTGTTGGAGGCGATGGGGGTGCTCTCGCATGGCAACGTGCGGGTCAGCCTGCATCGGGAGACGACCGAGGCGGACGTCGAGCGGTTCCTCACCGAACTGCCCGGGATCGTCGCCGAGTTGCGCGCCGAGGCTGGGGTGGTGGGGCTGTGA
- a CDS encoding sulfurtransferase TusA family protein, with the protein MTMPDEVIDCRGQRCPLPVIAAARRLPQVPVGTVVRVLADDPAAAVDIPAWCRMRGQEFLGSVNGPEGPAYDVRRSH; encoded by the coding sequence GTGACGATGCCGGACGAGGTGATCGACTGCCGGGGGCAGCGCTGCCCGCTGCCCGTGATCGCGGCGGCCCGGCGGCTGCCGCAGGTGCCGGTGGGCACGGTGGTCCGGGTGCTCGCCGACGACCCGGCGGCGGCGGTCGACATTCCCGCCTGGTGCCGGATGCGCGGTCAGGAGTTTCTCGGGTCGGTCAACGGCCCGGAAGGCCCCGCCTACGACGTCCGCCGCTCACACTGA